A stretch of the Poseidonibacter antarcticus genome encodes the following:
- a CDS encoding efflux RND transporter permease subunit has product MKLEKFIYNILQSRSKSLLVYLIALVLFILSIAMFPTEIIKAKMLPSKDSNTFSVYVDLKDGSSKVQTKEVTRCISKNLQKNELVTNISVFIGEGQPLDFAALVKQSALKDKQSQAEIMVNIKKAQERDITSYNLISNIRENIQKNCSLYDANIKFIELPAGPPVLASIVAEIYGGETFESRREFSKKIAKILKDQSTLVDIDIMADKDYIKYQLELDNNKIIKSGVSLEQIKNILYLAYEGMEVSVVNENNAENQIPIFLRLDDSRLLEDSSKESLENKLQNLKVVNNQGLMINIASFITIKEVIKEPTLTSKNLKMMINVIAETDKDSQIYPLLDARKQMFDELSNDYKISKTNMLNLSFIDKNTNEKFDLIFDGELKVTIDTFIDLGGAFIIALVLIFFLMVMYYKSFALSGGIVLSSFISIVGVIFAHVIMDMMTNDTFYLTATSLIGFIGLIGINSRNSTLIIDFSKQLVIEKNLSINQAIAKATATRSKPIILTVLTMVFASSLLATDAVFGGLGVALIGGTLISYIVSMFFVPVIIKNQLHKILN; this is encoded by the coding sequence ATGAAATTAGAAAAGTTTATTTATAATATTCTACAAAGTCGTTCTAAATCACTTTTGGTTTATTTAATTGCATTAGTTTTATTTATTTTAAGTATTGCTATGTTTCCTACTGAAATTATTAAAGCAAAAATGCTTCCTAGTAAAGACTCAAATACTTTTTCTGTTTATGTAGATTTAAAAGATGGTTCAAGTAAAGTTCAAACAAAAGAAGTTACAAGATGTATTTCAAAAAATCTTCAAAAAAATGAACTAGTAACAAATATTTCAGTATTTATAGGTGAAGGTCAACCATTAGATTTTGCAGCATTAGTTAAACAAAGTGCATTAAAAGATAAACAATCACAAGCAGAAATAATGGTAAATATTAAAAAAGCCCAAGAACGTGATATTACAAGTTACAATCTAATAAGTAATATAAGAGAAAATATTCAAAAAAACTGTTCTTTATATGATGCAAATATTAAATTTATAGAACTACCAGCTGGTCCTCCTGTACTTGCATCAATTGTTGCAGAAATATATGGAGGAGAAACTTTTGAAAGTAGAAGGGAGTTTTCAAAGAAAATTGCAAAAATATTAAAAGATCAAAGTACATTAGTTGATATTGATATTATGGCAGACAAGGATTATATAAAATACCAATTAGAATTAGATAATAATAAAATTATAAAAAGTGGTGTTAGTCTAGAGCAAATAAAAAATATACTTTATTTAGCCTATGAAGGTATGGAAGTTTCAGTAGTAAATGAAAACAATGCTGAAAACCAAATTCCTATATTTTTAAGACTTGATGATTCAAGATTATTAGAAGACTCAAGTAAAGAAAGCTTAGAAAACAAACTTCAAAATTTAAAAGTAGTAAATAATCAAGGATTAATGATAAATATAGCTTCATTTATAACAATTAAAGAAGTAATAAAAGAGCCAACACTAACTTCAAAAAATTTAAAAATGATGATAAATGTTATTGCAGAAACTGACAAAGATAGTCAGATATATCCTTTACTTGATGCAAGAAAGCAAATGTTTGATGAGTTAAGTAATGATTATAAAATTTCTAAAACAAATATGTTAAACCTATCATTTATAGATAAAAATACAAATGAAAAATTTGATTTGATTTTTGATGGAGAATTAAAAGTAACAATTGATACTTTTATTGATTTAGGTGGTGCATTTATTATTGCACTAGTGTTAATATTCTTTTTAATGGTAATGTATTATAAAAGTTTTGCACTATCAGGAGGAATTGTTCTTTCAAGTTTTATATCAATAGTAGGAGTTATTTTTGCTCATGTTATTATGGATATGATGACTAATGATACTTTTTATTTAACAGCCACTTCTTTAATTGGATTTATTGGATTAATTGGAATAAATTCTAGAAATTCAACTTTGATTATAGACTTCTCAAAACAATTAGTTATAGAAAAAAACTTAAGTATAAACCAAGCAATTGCAAAAGCTACTGCAACACGTTCTAAGCCAATTATA
- a CDS encoding efflux RND transporter periplasmic adaptor subunit — translation MKTLLLICITSIYIFANDIELSGSVISDNEKVITSRNMGFIKDVYVSEGSFVKKGQILYEIDSSSIDSQKQEAILNTKMLENQLSNIQINYNRFKRLYKQDLVPKYDLEQLELNLINTKNMISIAKAKLKEVNFQYNYLKIKAPNDGLIIKKSIKAGEMAMPSSPALILTDLSSLKIKTDISESNLNKIEINQEVNVLIPSINLKTIGKIEAIIPNINAVTHSFILKISFDKKDSRVYPGMYSKLLIKPLN, via the coding sequence ATAAAAACTTTACTATTAATTTGTATTACATCAATTTATATTTTTGCAAATGATATTGAATTATCAGGTTCTGTAATTTCAGATAATGAAAAAGTAATTACAAGTAGAAATATGGGCTTTATAAAAGATGTTTATGTAAGTGAAGGTTCTTTTGTAAAGAAAGGTCAAATACTTTATGAAATTGATTCTTCAAGCATTGATTCACAAAAACAAGAAGCAATCTTAAATACAAAAATGCTAGAAAATCAATTAAGTAATATACAAATAAATTATAATAGATTCAAGCGTTTATACAAACAAGATTTAGTTCCTAAATATGATCTTGAACAATTAGAATTAAATCTTATAAATACAAAAAATATGATTTCAATTGCAAAAGCAAAATTAAAAGAGGTTAATTTTCAATATAACTATTTAAAAATAAAAGCACCAAATGATGGGCTTATTATAAAAAAATCTATAAAAGCAGGAGAAATGGCAATGCCAAGTTCACCAGCTCTTATTCTTACTGATCTTTCAAGTTTAAAAATAAAAACAGATATTTCTGAAAGTAATTTAAATAAAATAGAAATAAACCAAGAAGTTAATGTATTAATTCCTTCAATCAATTTAAAAACAATAGGAAAAATTGAAGCAATTATTCCAAATATAAATGCAGTTACTCACTCTTTTATTTTAAAAATTTCATTTGATAAGAAAGATTCTAGAGTTTATCCTGGTATGTATTCCAAATTACTTATCAAACCTTTAAATTAG
- a CDS encoding efflux RND transporter permease subunit, translating into MENIDNKNLNIAGKLSLAFINHPLTLIFGVFILILGYISLVFMPREENPQIKVSGGAVIVALPGATPSEIQKVIIEPLEKKIKEIKGVEHIYSFAKDSVGIVQAQYYIGEDKEESNLKLYDQVMRNMDLMPKGAMPPIIKTMDIDTDIPIATIAFYSMKKDGKDLISQTQLYKEVNKITRQINKIDNVALVDLKGEKKEQYNILIDPNKISAYNLSLAQVMKQVQSLSLKIPDIQGNTKDKSLVVFGIKEAIENTKDIENIIVSYNNNVAIYLKDIAKVQRSFDIQNNKEAFLYKKNEAGNYEEINQLTMSVSKLKGSNSVSINEKIFEYMDSQKENLIKKDIAFLITRDDGYTANEAVNSLVQNLLISIVIIAILLIFTLGFKEAMIVSLAVPMILSLTLFCGFLLNETINRITLFALLVSLGMLVDAAIIVIENIHRHRKENKDIDITIVSINATNEIGNATNIATLAIIMTFMPMFFVGGMMGQFMHPLPVFVSISLVMSLFIAYAFTPYLIKKIYKAKK; encoded by the coding sequence ATGGAAAACATAGATAATAAAAATTTAAATATAGCAGGAAAATTATCTCTTGCATTTATAAATCACCCTTTAACACTTATCTTTGGCGTATTTATTTTAATCTTAGGTTATATCTCATTAGTATTTATGCCAAGAGAAGAAAATCCACAAATAAAAGTAAGTGGTGGTGCTGTTATTGTTGCACTTCCAGGTGCAACTCCTAGTGAGATACAAAAAGTAATTATTGAACCATTAGAGAAGAAAATAAAAGAGATAAAAGGTGTTGAACATATTTACTCATTTGCTAAAGATTCAGTAGGAATTGTTCAAGCACAATATTATATAGGTGAGGATAAAGAAGAATCAAATCTAAAACTTTACGATCAAGTTATGAGAAATATGGATTTAATGCCAAAAGGAGCAATGCCTCCTATTATAAAAACAATGGATATTGATACGGATATTCCTATTGCAACAATTGCATTTTATTCTATGAAAAAAGATGGGAAAGATTTAATATCTCAAACACAATTATATAAAGAAGTAAATAAAATCACACGGCAAATAAATAAAATTGATAATGTTGCTTTAGTTGATTTAAAAGGTGAGAAAAAAGAACAATACAATATTTTAATAGACCCAAATAAAATATCTGCTTATAATCTCTCACTAGCACAAGTTATGAAACAAGTACAATCACTATCTTTAAAAATTCCTGATATACAAGGAAATACAAAAGATAAAAGTTTAGTAGTTTTTGGAATAAAAGAAGCAATTGAAAATACAAAAGATATAGAAAATATTATTGTTTCATACAATAATAATGTTGCAATTTATTTAAAAGATATAGCAAAAGTCCAAAGATCTTTCGATATTCAAAATAATAAAGAAGCTTTTCTTTATAAAAAAAATGAAGCTGGAAATTATGAAGAAATAAATCAATTAACGATGAGTGTATCTAAATTAAAAGGTTCAAACTCTGTAAGTATAAATGAAAAAATATTTGAATATATGGATTCACAAAAAGAAAACTTAATAAAAAAAGATATTGCTTTTCTTATTACAAGAGATGATGGATATACTGCAAATGAAGCTGTAAATTCACTTGTTCAAAATTTACTTATTTCAATAGTAATTATTGCCATACTTCTTATTTTTACTTTAGGATTCAAAGAAGCAATGATTGTTTCTCTTGCTGTTCCTATGATTTTATCGCTTACACTATTTTGTGGTTTTTTATTAAATGAAACAATAAATAGAATTACACTTTTTGCACTTTTAGTATCTCTAGGAATGCTAGTTGATGCAGCAATTATTGTAATTGAAAATATACATAGACATAGAAAAGAAAACAAAGATATAGATATTACAATAGTTTCTATAAATGCTACAAATGAAATAGGAAATGCTACAAATATAGCAACACTAGCTATTATTATGACTTTTATGCCAATGTTTTTTGTTGGTGGAATGATGGGTCAATTTATGCACCCTCTTCCAGTTTTTGTATCAATATCACTTGTAATGTCGCTTTTTATTGCCTATGCTTTTACACCATATTTAATCAAAAAAATTTATAAGGCTAAAAAATGA
- the mrdA gene encoding penicillin-binding protein 2 produces MKNRLNIIFLFIFIIMITLLSRVYFLSIKSNTYYEELSKRNYISRIQKIPVRGVIEDRNGKKLAINKMGFSVLIKPHLKSKKNREKLNEAIDLIVENFPNLEKEKLLKIYKRKDSPYNHDFVKIVDYIPYQDFFSKYTLFSSKDTIKIESAVKRFYPYRKAASHVIGYVGKASRLDILKNDLSAHNGIIGKNGLEKFYNDKLQGKLGYKDIKVNALNKEIEVLDEKEPSIDNSIKISIDIELQKYVQELFGDSSGAVVVMNAKNGELLAATSMPEFDNNIFASGISVKEWNVMRNDLNHPFTNKLVNGLYPAGSVIKMGVALSFLENGVEENYTVNCSGSIRIGNRNFRCWKRYGHGKVNFRKAIRESCDDFFYKGSLRIGINKISKTLDKFGFGQQTGVDQVNEFFGVNPNKTWKQKKYKQPWYVGETVITAIGQGNTLVTPMQMARYTGYIATGKLPKPYFYKANYEEPKELDIPKRYLDIVRKGMYDVAHHPKGTASKHIKSKVSIAAKTGTAQVVSIPQSEKVRMKESELKYFHRSHAWLTTYAPYKNPQYVITVLVEHSGHGGLAAGNIVSKIYDRLYDDGYITSKD; encoded by the coding sequence TTGAAAAACAGACTAAACATCATATTTTTATTTATTTTTATAATCATGATTACCCTTTTATCAAGAGTATATTTTTTAAGTATTAAATCAAATACTTATTACGAAGAGTTATCTAAAAGAAACTATATCAGTAGAATTCAAAAAATTCCTGTTAGAGGTGTAATTGAAGATAGAAATGGTAAAAAACTAGCCATAAATAAAATGGGGTTTTCAGTTTTAATTAAGCCTCATTTAAAATCGAAGAAAAATAGAGAAAAACTTAATGAGGCAATTGATTTAATAGTAGAAAATTTTCCAAATCTTGAAAAGGAAAAACTATTAAAAATCTATAAGAGAAAAGATTCTCCTTACAATCATGATTTTGTAAAAATTGTTGATTATATTCCATATCAAGATTTTTTCTCTAAATATACACTTTTTTCATCAAAAGATACTATTAAAATAGAATCTGCTGTAAAAAGATTTTATCCCTATAGAAAAGCAGCATCTCATGTAATCGGATATGTAGGAAAAGCTTCAAGATTAGATATATTAAAAAATGATTTATCTGCACATAATGGAATAATAGGGAAAAATGGTTTAGAAAAATTTTATAATGATAAACTTCAAGGAAAACTTGGTTACAAAGATATTAAAGTAAATGCATTAAATAAAGAAATTGAAGTCTTAGATGAAAAAGAACCATCAATAGATAACAGTATTAAAATATCTATTGATATTGAACTTCAAAAATATGTTCAAGAATTATTTGGTGATAGTAGTGGTGCTGTTGTAGTTATGAATGCTAAAAATGGAGAGTTACTAGCTGCTACGTCAATGCCCGAATTTGATAATAATATTTTTGCATCAGGAATTTCAGTAAAAGAATGGAATGTAATGAGAAATGATTTAAATCATCCATTTACAAACAAACTTGTAAATGGTTTATATCCTGCTGGGTCTGTTATTAAAATGGGTGTTGCATTATCATTCTTAGAAAATGGTGTAGAAGAAAATTATACTGTAAATTGTTCTGGGTCAATTAGAATAGGAAATAGAAATTTTAGATGTTGGAAAAGATATGGTCATGGAAAAGTTAACTTTAGAAAAGCAATAAGAGAAAGTTGTGATGACTTTTTCTATAAAGGAAGTTTAAGAATTGGTATAAATAAAATATCAAAAACTTTAGATAAATTTGGATTTGGACAACAAACTGGTGTTGATCAAGTAAATGAATTTTTTGGGGTTAATCCAAATAAAACTTGGAAACAAAAAAAATACAAGCAACCTTGGTATGTAGGAGAAACAGTTATTACTGCTATTGGACAGGGTAATACACTTGTAACACCAATGCAAATGGCTAGATATACAGGTTATATAGCAACAGGTAAACTTCCTAAACCTTATTTTTATAAAGCAAATTATGAAGAACCAAAAGAGCTTGATATACCAAAAAGATATTTAGATATTGTAAGAAAAGGTATGTATGATGTTGCTCATCACCCAAAAGGGACTGCAAGCAAACATATTAAGTCAAAAGTTTCAATTGCTGCAAAAACAGGTACAGCTCAAGTTGTTAGTATCCCTCAATCAGAAAAAGTAAGAATGAAAGAGAGTGAACTAAAATATTTTCACCGTTCACACGCTTGGCTTACAACTTATGCGCCATATAAAAATCCTCAGTATGTAATAACTGTTTTAGTTGAACACTCAGGACATGGTGGTCTTGCAGCTGGTAATATTGTAAGTAAAATCTATGATAGACTTTATGATGATGGATATATTACAAGTAAGGATTGA
- a CDS encoding TolC family protein, translating to MYKLYLSLFIISSAYSQTIDFNEVLDLTLKNSKDLKNQKLDIDLSKLDINKVDSVSYGKLSFEEQINRTNHAGYVFNSKLSSREATFNDFGAAQYTGANSLYIQPENLNYPKDRNNFDTKLNYDIPLFTGFELTNQKDVLKLKKKVYELKYNLNKDQLSYEVLKAYNAAVVAKEFIQAAKKAKESIIYVKKTANAFHKEGLVTKIDVKQAKVYESNVNSKHIDAQNKFDSALAYLKFLTSNDKITDVKELKYIKLKSLDFNTLYKNALINKNSLKMQSLNKKITKKNIDIANSKYYPTVYSHLEYGFNDNKLSLSDDKDYYNAMIGLKYTLFDNTRNIDKQKSQIQYQQSSLNYEKLKDFTKLELKKALLELKSKEKILKEKKEALNLSNEIYKQSQLMYKNHLIAMTNLLDQEAKLRNSQAELILAKYEKSLVLANITLIAGDSFIQNSTNTKETK from the coding sequence ATGTATAAGTTATACTTATCATTATTCATAATTTCATCAGCTTATTCACAAACTATAGATTTTAATGAAGTTTTAGACCTTACTCTTAAAAATAGTAAAGATTTAAAAAATCAAAAATTAGATATAGATTTATCTAAGCTAGATATAAATAAAGTAGACTCAGTCTCATATGGGAAATTGTCATTTGAAGAACAAATAAATAGAACAAATCACGCAGGATATGTTTTTAATTCAAAACTATCTTCAAGAGAAGCAACTTTTAATGATTTTGGAGCAGCACAATATACAGGAGCAAATAGTTTATATATTCAACCAGAAAATCTAAACTATCCAAAAGATAGAAATAATTTTGATACTAAATTAAATTATGATATACCCCTCTTTACTGGATTTGAATTAACAAATCAAAAAGATGTATTAAAACTTAAAAAAAAAGTATATGAATTAAAATACAATCTAAATAAAGATCAATTATCATACGAAGTTTTAAAAGCATATAATGCAGCAGTTGTTGCAAAAGAGTTTATACAAGCAGCAAAAAAAGCAAAAGAGTCTATTATTTATGTAAAAAAAACTGCAAATGCCTTTCATAAAGAAGGTTTAGTTACAAAAATAGATGTAAAGCAAGCAAAAGTTTATGAATCAAATGTAAATTCTAAGCATATTGATGCACAAAATAAATTTGACTCGGCCTTGGCATATCTGAAATTTCTAACATCAAATGATAAAATTACAGATGTAAAAGAACTAAAATATATAAAACTAAAAAGCTTAGACTTTAATACTTTATATAAAAATGCATTAATAAATAAAAATAGTTTAAAAATGCAAAGTTTAAATAAAAAAATCACAAAAAAGAATATTGATATTGCAAACTCCAAATATTACCCAACAGTTTATTCTCATTTAGAATATGGATTTAATGATAATAAACTAAGCTTATCTGATGATAAGGATTATTACAATGCAATGATTGGTTTAAAATATACACTTTTTGATAATACAAGAAATATAGACAAACAAAAAAGTCAAATCCAATATCAACAATCTTCTTTAAACTATGAAAAATTAAAAGATTTTACTAAACTTGAATTAAAAAAAGCACTATTAGAATTAAAATCAAAAGAGAAAATATTAAAAGAAAAAAAAGAAGCTCTTAATTTATCAAATGAAATTTATAAACAATCGCAACTAATGTATAAAAATCACCTAATTGCTATGACTAATTTATTAGATCAAGAAGCAAAATTAAGAAATAGCCAAGCAGAATTAATTTTAGCTAAATATGAAAAATCTTTAGTACTTGCTAATATAACTTTGATAGCTGGAGATTCTTTTATACAAAATAGCACTAACACAAAGGAAACAAAATGA
- the fliP gene encoding flagellar type III secretion system pore protein FliP (The bacterial flagellar biogenesis protein FliP forms a type III secretion system (T3SS)-type pore required for flagellar assembly.), with product MKFLLTLLFFAVHIFAADTAPIVNLSVAALDDPAQFVKTINIAIILTLFVLAPTLILMVTSFTRIVIVFSLLRQAMGLQSTPPTQIVISLSLILTIFIMEPYAKKSWEDGVSPYMEKKIGYELAFERGIKPFKEFMIKNTRESDIALFYRIKKEANPKNIDDVPLTLLMPAFIVSELRTAFEIGFLIFLPFLVIDIIVASILMSLGMMMLPPVMISLPIKIIFFIVIDGWALIIGNLAQSFK from the coding sequence TTGAAATTTTTATTAACTCTATTATTTTTTGCTGTACACATCTTTGCTGCTGATACAGCTCCTATTGTAAATCTTTCTGTTGCAGCATTAGATGATCCTGCACAATTTGTAAAAACAATTAATATAGCTATTATTTTAACTCTTTTTGTTCTTGCCCCTACTCTTATTTTAATGGTAACTTCTTTTACAAGAATAGTAATCGTATTTTCTCTTCTTAGGCAAGCAATGGGTTTACAGTCAACTCCTCCCACTCAAATTGTTATTTCACTTTCTTTGATATTAACTATTTTTATTATGGAACCATATGCCAAAAAATCTTGGGAAGATGGAGTATCTCCATATATGGAAAAAAAGATTGGTTATGAACTTGCATTTGAACGTGGGATTAAACCTTTTAAAGAGTTTATGATAAAAAATACAAGAGAATCAGATATTGCCCTATTTTATAGAATAAAAAAAGAAGCAAATCCTAAAAATATTGATGACGTACCTTTGACATTATTAATGCCTGCATTTATAGTAAGTGAGCTTAGAACAGCTTTTGAAATAGGTTTTCTAATATTCTTACCATTTTTGGTAATTGATATTATTGTAGCATCTATTTTAATGTCTCTTGGAATGATGATGCTACCACCTGTAATGATATCATTACCTATTAAAATTATATTTTTTATAGTAATTGATGGATGGGCACTAATAATTGGAAATCTCGCACAATCCTTTAAATAA